One segment of Mugil cephalus isolate CIBA_MC_2020 chromosome 14, CIBA_Mcephalus_1.1, whole genome shotgun sequence DNA contains the following:
- the LOC125019938 gene encoding RT1 class I histocompatibility antigen, AA alpha chain-like produces the protein MFILVFLVLMGTVVAINDAPPVVDLLTRDATDETHIFLLCGATGFNTEDIVLNIKKNHCAQTKEDGVETEGVKPNAFNIFWRGDHVEILKSEVSRYSCEVSHAASHFRVEKVWDPDSDGKGRIISSKFIDTTPPHVKMFPENSEVQTNVIVTCLVSGFYPNNIILNMKRNGRILTREDGVKSSGVCSYEDGTFQRRDSVEIKRSDTSDYSCEVIHDASGSRVEKFWDHRPPLPHSDGAGDKTGVITGPVVGGVLVLGLILVVVLYKKGFCGAARCRTTPGRPLRAMASRQGPGGSDLSLISGASASRRPATSVPDSGESDIDN, from the exons ATGTTCATCTTGGTCTTTTTAGTTCTTATGGGGACAGTAGTGGCGATAAACGACG ctccacctgtcGTAGACTTGTTAACAAGAGACGCCACAGATGAGACACACATCTTTCTATTGTGTGGAGCCACAGGCTTCAACACAGAAGACATCGTCctgaacatcaagaagaatCACTGTGCTCAGACTAAAGAGGACGGAGTGGAGACTGAAGGAGTTAAACCAAACGCATTCAACATCTTCTGGAGAGGAGACCACGTGGAGATTTTAAAGTCTGAAGTGTCTCgttacagctgtgaagtcagtCATGCTGCATCCCATTTTCGTGTTGAGAAGGTTTGGG atcCTGACTCTGATGGAAAAGGACGGATCATTTCATCTAAGTTCATAGACACAA ctcctcctcatgTGAAGATGTTTCCAGAGAACTCTGAAGTTCAGACCAACGTCATTGTGACGTGTCTGGTCTCAGGCTTCTACCCAAACAACATCATCCTGAATATGAAGAGGAACGGCCGTattctaaccagagaggacggagtgaaGAGTTCAGGAGTTTGTTCATATGAAGACGGCACCTTCCAGAGAAGAGACTCTGTGGAGATTAAAAGATCAGACACGTCtgattacagctgtgaagtcattcatgaTGCATCTGGTTCACGAGTTGAGAAGTTTTGGG AtcatcgtcctcctcttcctcactctgATGGAGCTGGGGACAAGACTGGTGTCATcactggtccagtggtaggaggcgtcctggtcctgggtctaaTTCTGGTTGTGGTTCTTTACAAAAAAGGCTTCTGTG gaGCAGCCAGATGTAGAACGACCCCAG GGAGACCACTGCGGGCTATGGCTTCTAGACaag GACCAGGAGGGTCTGACTTGTCTCTGATTTCGGGAGCCTCTGCTTCAAGACGTCCTGCAACTTCTGTCCCTGATTCTGGAGAGTCTG ACATTGACAATTAA